Proteins co-encoded in one Bacillus paramycoides genomic window:
- a CDS encoding peptide ABC transporter substrate-binding protein, which translates to MKKKMPVFVVSTVAMSMMLGACSYQKDEPQANAKGDSGKSGAKQVINLIETQEIPTMDPALSADAVSSRVMTNTMEGLYSLGKDDKLVPGVAKEFKKSEDGKKYTFTLREDAKWSNGEPVTAKDFVYAWQRAINPDTAAKSAYIMYDIKNAEKINKKELSPDQLGVKAIDDHTLEVELDNSIPYLVDLMVYPIFYPVNEKFVKEQGTKFGLEANTTLYNGPFTLSDWQHERSFKMTKSASYWDNKEVKIEEVNFNIVKDTSTPINLYETNAVDRATLLAEFIDKYKGKPDFQTVEDTSVFFLRLNQKDPALANKNIRKAISLAFERKPFVDTLLNNGSKPATGLIPDNFIKGPDKKDFRAVNGDIVKPNVKEAKKYWEAGKKELGKNEIELELLNEDVELSKKTGEYLKGELEKNLPGLTVKIKQQPFAQKLKLEDAGDFVMSFSGWSADFPDPITYLDMFVTDGSQNKMKYSNPKYDEIIMKAKKDGSDVNARWKSLLEAEKMLLDDAAIVPVYQRGRAYLQRDSIKNMYNHKYGGDLSFKWASVEK; encoded by the coding sequence ATGAAAAAAAAGATGCCAGTTTTTGTAGTATCAACAGTAGCGATGAGCATGATGTTAGGGGCATGTAGCTACCAAAAAGATGAACCGCAAGCGAACGCAAAAGGGGATAGCGGGAAAAGCGGTGCAAAGCAAGTCATTAATTTAATTGAAACGCAAGAAATTCCAACGATGGATCCAGCGTTATCAGCTGATGCGGTTTCTTCAAGAGTAATGACTAATACGATGGAAGGCTTATACAGTTTAGGAAAAGATGATAAGCTAGTTCCTGGTGTAGCGAAGGAATTTAAAAAGTCAGAAGACGGTAAAAAATATACATTTACATTACGTGAAGACGCAAAATGGTCAAATGGTGAGCCTGTGACGGCGAAAGATTTCGTATACGCATGGCAAAGAGCAATTAACCCAGATACAGCTGCGAAATCAGCGTACATTATGTATGATATAAAAAATGCAGAGAAAATTAATAAAAAAGAGCTGAGTCCGGATCAATTAGGTGTAAAAGCGATTGATGATCATACATTAGAAGTGGAATTAGACAATTCAATTCCATACCTTGTAGATTTAATGGTATATCCAATCTTCTATCCTGTGAATGAAAAGTTTGTAAAAGAACAAGGTACGAAGTTTGGTTTGGAAGCGAATACAACACTTTATAACGGACCATTTACATTAAGTGATTGGCAACATGAACGTAGCTTTAAAATGACAAAGAGCGCGTCATATTGGGACAATAAAGAAGTGAAGATTGAGGAAGTAAACTTTAATATTGTTAAAGATACGTCTACACCAATTAATTTATATGAAACAAACGCAGTCGATCGAGCAACGTTATTAGCGGAGTTCATCGATAAATATAAAGGAAAACCAGATTTCCAAACAGTAGAAGATACATCTGTATTCTTCCTTCGTTTAAATCAAAAAGATCCAGCGTTAGCAAATAAAAATATTCGTAAAGCAATTTCACTTGCTTTTGAACGTAAACCGTTCGTTGATACATTATTAAATAACGGTTCTAAGCCAGCAACAGGATTAATTCCTGATAACTTCATTAAAGGACCGGATAAAAAGGACTTCCGTGCTGTAAATGGAGATATTGTAAAACCAAACGTGAAAGAAGCGAAGAAATATTGGGAAGCTGGTAAAAAAGAGCTTGGTAAAAATGAAATCGAATTAGAGTTATTAAATGAAGATGTTGAATTATCGAAGAAAACAGGGGAATATTTAAAAGGTGAGTTAGAAAAGAATTTACCAGGTTTAACAGTGAAAATTAAACAACAACCATTCGCGCAAAAACTAAAATTAGAAGATGCAGGCGATTTTGTCATGTCATTCTCTGGATGGAGTGCGGACTTCCCAGATCCAATTACATATCTTGATATGTTTGTAACTGACGGATCACAAAATAAAATGAAATATTCTAATCCGAAATATGATGAGATCATCATGAAAGCGAAAAAAGATGGAAGCGATGTAAATGCTCGTTGGAAAAGCTTACTAGAAGCAGAGAAAATGTTACTTGATGACGCTGCGATTGTTCCAGTATATCAACGTGGTAGAGCATACTTGCAAAGAGATTCAATTAAAAATATGTACAACCATAAATATGGCGGCGATTTAAGCTTTAAATGGGCGTCAGTAGAGAAATAA
- the spx gene encoding transcriptional regulator Spx, translated as MVTLYSSPSCTSCRKAKLWLEENHIPYTERNIFSDPLTIEEIKEILRMTESGTDEIISTRSKVFQELNVNLESLPLQDLYKMIRDYPGILRRPIMIDEKRLQVGYNEDEIRRFLPRTVRTFQLREAQRLVN; from the coding sequence ATGGTAACATTATATAGTTCTCCAAGCTGTACGTCTTGTAGAAAGGCGAAATTATGGCTAGAGGAAAATCATATTCCTTATACAGAACGTAATATTTTCTCAGATCCATTAACGATTGAGGAAATTAAAGAGATTTTACGTATGACAGAAAGCGGAACGGATGAGATTATTTCTACTCGTTCGAAAGTTTTCCAAGAATTAAATGTAAACTTAGAGTCTTTACCACTTCAAGATTTATATAAGATGATTCGTGACTATCCAGGGATTTTACGTCGTCCAATTATGATTGACGAGAAACGCCTTCAAGTAGGTTACAATGAAGACGAAATCCGTCGTTTCTTACCACGTACAGTAAGAACGTTCCAATTACGTGAAGCACAGCGTCTTGTAAATTAA
- a CDS encoding TerC family protein yields the protein MDLEFLTSVLMIVGIDVVLGGDNAIVIALASRNLPESKRNKAILIGTLLAIVLRIILTILAVYLLDIPFLQLIGGVLLTLIAVNLLTDNSNDLSSIQGKTTLFQAVRTIVFADLVMGFDNVIAIAGAAHGRFLLVIIGLLISIPIIIWGSKLILILMERFPFLIYCGAAILAYTAGKMVTHEDRLATFFHNNPSFTAGIPYLFIFTILCIGFIVQRVRLRNIKH from the coding sequence ATGGACTTAGAGTTTTTAACATCTGTACTAATGATTGTCGGTATCGATGTTGTATTAGGTGGTGACAACGCAATTGTCATCGCACTAGCTAGCCGAAATTTACCTGAATCGAAACGAAATAAAGCCATTTTGATTGGTACTCTTTTAGCAATCGTACTAAGAATTATCCTTACTATACTAGCTGTCTATTTACTCGACATTCCATTTCTGCAACTTATCGGGGGCGTTTTACTTACATTAATTGCAGTAAATTTACTAACTGATAATAGCAACGATCTTTCTTCTATTCAAGGAAAAACAACTTTATTTCAAGCTGTGCGTACAATTGTATTCGCGGACCTTGTTATGGGATTTGACAACGTTATTGCCATTGCAGGGGCAGCTCACGGAAGATTTTTACTCGTAATAATCGGTTTACTCATTTCTATCCCGATTATTATTTGGGGCAGCAAACTCATTTTAATACTTATGGAACGCTTTCCATTCCTCATTTATTGCGGGGCAGCAATTCTCGCTTATACAGCAGGAAAAATGGTCACACATGAAGACAGACTTGCAACGTTTTTTCATAACAACCCAAGTTTCACTGCAGGCATTCCTTACTTATTTATTTTCACCATTTTATGCATCGGCTTTATCGTTCAACGAGTTCGATTACGAAATATAAAACATTAA
- the mecA gene encoding adaptor protein MecA: MDIERINDHTMKFFITYIDIEDRGFNREEIWYDRERSEELFWEMMDEARDHDDFFIDGPLWIQVQAVDKGIEVLVTKAELSKDGQKLELPIGVDKIIDIPLDEGIESLFQQELVEEVEEQAGTNFNEDGTFGFLIKFNDFEDVISLSHRLIFEDIKDELYSFENRYYVYVEFDEVLHDEEEIDRILSIVLEYGEESTLTIHRVSEYGKQIVKEHALETIRNNFPAKT; this comes from the coding sequence TTGGATATTGAAAGAATTAATGACCATACGATGAAATTTTTTATTACGTACATTGATATAGAGGACAGAGGCTTTAATCGTGAGGAAATTTGGTACGACCGCGAACGAAGCGAAGAGCTCTTTTGGGAAATGATGGACGAAGCTCGTGATCATGACGATTTCTTTATTGATGGACCGTTATGGATTCAAGTGCAAGCAGTCGATAAAGGGATTGAAGTACTTGTAACGAAAGCAGAGCTTTCAAAGGATGGACAAAAGTTAGAACTACCAATAGGTGTAGATAAAATTATAGACATTCCTCTAGATGAAGGCATTGAATCATTATTCCAGCAAGAATTAGTGGAAGAGGTAGAGGAACAAGCAGGAACAAACTTTAACGAAGATGGTACGTTTGGCTTTTTAATTAAGTTTAATGATTTTGAAGATGTCATTTCATTAAGCCACCGTCTTATCTTTGAAGATATAAAAGATGAGCTGTATTCATTTGAGAACCGCTATTATGTATATGTGGAATTCGATGAAGTGCTACATGATGAAGAAGAAATTGATCGCATTTTAAGTATTGTTTTAGAATACGGAGAAGAATCAACTTTAACAATTCATCGTGTAAGTGAGTATGGGAAACAAATTGTGAAAGAGCATGCGCTTGAAACAATTCGCAATAATTTTCCTGCTAAAACGTAG
- a CDS encoding cardiolipin synthase — protein MKNTLKLIFFVLLLFALFVSLRMFIDVAFYSDVIGIKDVSILGIISILFTVSAFLIGCVIFLENRHPSKTLTWLIVLGIFPVFGFFAYLLFGQNFRRKRMFQKKALLDEQAFLQYKGHEDYEERILRNHKHQELLFRLADRLGALNISFQTETRTLTNGDETFQAIIDGLKRAKHHIHMEYYIVRDDKLGTEIKDILIQKSKEGVVVRFLYDAVGSFRLSNSYIEELNDAGVEMIPFFPVRFPILNDKINYRNHRKIVIIDGNEGFVGGLNIGDEYLGKDKYFGFWRDTHLYLRGEAVQSLQLIFLQDWFYMTGEAVLAPEYLQAKAVEGDHWGGVQLVAGGPDNKWETIKHLYFAMIASARKSIWIATPYFIPDDDILSALKVAALAGIDVRLLMPSKPDKRTVFYASRSYFPELLDAGVKIYEYEKGFLHSKVVIVDSDLASIGTANMDMRSFHLNFEVNAFLYDTDSIRKLVQDFKDDLEESSEIHVDRFHKRRLHRRIVESTYRLLSPLL, from the coding sequence ATGAAAAATACGTTAAAGTTGATTTTCTTTGTTTTACTATTGTTCGCATTATTTGTTTCGTTACGTATGTTTATTGACGTGGCATTTTATTCGGATGTAATCGGAATAAAAGATGTTTCAATTTTAGGTATTATTAGTATTTTATTTACGGTATCTGCATTTTTAATTGGCTGCGTTATTTTCTTAGAGAACCGTCATCCGTCTAAAACACTTACATGGCTCATTGTGTTAGGTATTTTTCCGGTATTTGGATTCTTCGCTTATTTATTATTCGGACAGAACTTTCGGAGGAAGAGAATGTTCCAAAAGAAGGCGTTGCTCGATGAACAAGCGTTTTTACAATATAAGGGGCATGAAGATTACGAGGAACGGATTTTGCGCAATCATAAGCATCAAGAGCTGTTATTTCGTTTAGCGGATCGCTTAGGAGCTTTAAATATTTCATTTCAAACTGAAACGAGAACATTAACAAATGGAGATGAAACGTTTCAGGCTATTATAGATGGATTAAAACGAGCGAAACATCACATTCATATGGAGTATTACATTGTGCGTGATGATAAGCTAGGGACAGAAATTAAAGATATTTTAATACAAAAATCTAAAGAAGGCGTAGTCGTTCGTTTTTTATATGATGCGGTTGGAAGTTTTAGATTATCGAATTCGTATATTGAAGAATTAAACGATGCAGGTGTCGAAATGATTCCGTTCTTTCCTGTGCGCTTTCCGATTTTAAACGATAAGATTAATTATCGAAATCACCGAAAAATCGTTATTATTGATGGAAATGAAGGATTTGTAGGCGGATTAAATATTGGTGATGAATATTTAGGGAAGGATAAGTACTTCGGCTTTTGGCGAGACACGCATTTATATTTGCGTGGTGAAGCTGTACAAAGTTTACAGCTTATTTTCCTTCAAGATTGGTTTTATATGACTGGTGAGGCTGTCCTCGCCCCTGAATATTTACAAGCGAAAGCAGTTGAGGGAGATCATTGGGGAGGCGTGCAGCTCGTTGCAGGTGGACCGGATAATAAATGGGAAACAATTAAACATTTATACTTTGCCATGATCGCTTCTGCTCGGAAATCCATTTGGATTGCGACGCCGTATTTCATTCCTGATGATGATATTTTATCCGCATTAAAGGTAGCTGCGCTTGCTGGTATTGATGTTCGTTTGTTAATGCCGAGTAAGCCTGATAAGCGCACTGTCTTTTATGCATCAAGATCGTACTTCCCAGAGCTTTTAGATGCAGGGGTAAAGATCTATGAATACGAAAAGGGTTTTCTCCATAGTAAAGTTGTCATTGTCGATTCTGATTTAGCTTCAATTGGGACAGCAAATATGGATATGAGAAGTTTTCATTTGAACTTTGAAGTAAACGCCTTTTTATATGATACAGATAGCATTCGAAAGCTTGTTCAAGATTTTAAAGACGATTTAGAAGAATCCAGTGAAATTCACGTCGATCGTTTTCATAAAAGGCGTCTGCATAGACGTATTGTTGAATCAACGTATCGGTTATTATCGCCATTATTATAA
- a CDS encoding competence protein CoiA — translation MIPMFIAKRENGEKIHLLYHHDEELLHRMRKRESFYCIACGKEVQMKLGKQKSWHFAHKKMDACLAFYEAESMYHRHGKELLYRWFKRQNFHVDIEHYLPEIQQRPDIFIERAGRKIAIEYQCANLSIEQLYKRTYSYWRAGIQVIWIIGGNQLKKQSAYWMKFSSLIAFSLQSYPQPLLIFFCSKQKSFMKCAFLTSFSTSVSFSHVIYLPTETTTFEMLFSPVPFKKEILDREWKQRKDYFRKNALPIWNYNHKSLLRLLYQCKCSPANFPSEIGVPLPSSFAFQTNPFIWQAFLYIKCIGKLAVGDCISLEYACSYVKKYTKRRMLPYFSPHIWKVAVTEYITFLCYAGVLRKVGTYKYRKIRGIAMLKTEEEVIKYDGICLAYALSLFEEKYNMREGKGDIIKTDREGIT, via the coding sequence GTGATTCCGATGTTTATCGCCAAAAGAGAAAACGGAGAGAAAATTCATCTACTCTATCATCATGATGAAGAGCTTTTACACCGTATGCGGAAAAGGGAAAGCTTCTATTGCATAGCTTGCGGGAAGGAAGTGCAAATGAAATTAGGGAAACAAAAAAGTTGGCATTTTGCTCATAAGAAAATGGATGCGTGTCTGGCCTTTTATGAAGCAGAATCTATGTATCATAGGCACGGTAAAGAATTGTTATATAGATGGTTCAAACGTCAAAACTTTCATGTAGATATAGAGCATTATTTGCCAGAGATTCAGCAACGACCAGATATTTTCATAGAGAGAGCAGGGAGAAAAATTGCAATTGAATACCAGTGTGCTAATCTCTCTATAGAACAACTGTACAAACGAACCTATTCGTATTGGCGAGCTGGCATACAGGTCATTTGGATCATTGGTGGGAATCAATTGAAAAAGCAATCTGCATATTGGATGAAATTCTCCTCCCTTATAGCTTTCTCCTTACAATCTTATCCTCAGCCACTTCTTATTTTCTTCTGTTCGAAACAAAAATCATTTATGAAATGCGCGTTTCTCACTTCATTTTCTACAAGCGTCTCTTTCTCACATGTTATATATTTACCAACTGAAACGACTACTTTTGAAATGCTCTTTTCTCCTGTTCCATTCAAAAAAGAAATATTAGACCGAGAATGGAAGCAGCGAAAGGACTATTTTCGAAAAAATGCTTTGCCTATTTGGAATTATAATCATAAGTCACTATTACGCCTCTTATATCAATGTAAATGTAGCCCAGCAAATTTCCCTTCTGAAATTGGTGTGCCGCTCCCGTCCTCATTCGCTTTTCAAACAAATCCATTTATATGGCAAGCTTTTCTATATATAAAGTGTATAGGTAAGCTTGCAGTAGGGGATTGTATTTCCCTCGAGTATGCGTGTAGTTATGTGAAAAAATATACGAAAAGGCGCATGCTCCCGTATTTTTCACCACATATATGGAAAGTAGCAGTTACTGAATATATAACATTTTTATGTTATGCAGGTGTATTACGTAAAGTAGGGACTTATAAGTACCGGAAAATAAGGGGAATAGCTATGTTAAAAACAGAGGAGGAAGTTATAAAATATGATGGAATTTGCTTAGCGTATGCCTTATCTTTATTTGAGGAAAAGTACAACATGAGAGAAGGAAAAGGGGATATAATAAAGACTGATCGTGAAGGAATTACATAA
- the pepF gene encoding oligoendopeptidase F has product MSEQNTAKALPDRNEIEESSTWRLEDIFQTDAEWEKEFQAIKELLPKLTEFKGKLGDSANNLLEALQYEDEVSMRLGKLYTYAHMRYDQDTTNSVYQALNDRATNLYSQVSSSTAYIVPEILSISEDTLQTFLKENRDLSVYEHALEEITRQRPHVLSEAEEALLAEASEVMSASSNTFGMLNNADLKFPSIKGEDGEEIEITHGRYIQFLESDDRRVREDAFKAVYETYGKYKNTFASTLSGAVKRNNFNARVRKYDSARQAALSNNNIPEAVYDQLVESVNDNLHLLHRYIDIRKRALGLDELHMYDLYTPLVPEVKMNVKYEEAQDMLLKSLNVLGDEYVDILKEAYENRWVDVYENKGKRSGAYSSGAYGTNPYILMNWHDNVNNLFTLAHEFGHSVHSYYTRKTQPHVYGDYSIFVAEVASTCNEALLNDYLLKTTEDKKERLYLLNHYLEGFRGTVFRQTMFAEFEHIIHKKVQEGHAVTPDMLTEIYYDLNKKYFGDALVIDEEIGLEWSRIPHFYYNYYVYQYATGFSAATALSKQILEEGQPAVERYINEFLKAGSSDYPIEVLKRAGVDMASPEPVKEALQVFEEKLNELEALLFEEK; this is encoded by the coding sequence ATGTCTGAACAAAACACAGCAAAAGCATTACCGGATCGTAACGAGATTGAAGAATCAAGTACGTGGCGATTAGAAGATATTTTCCAAACAGATGCAGAATGGGAAAAAGAATTCCAAGCTATTAAAGAGCTATTACCGAAGTTAACTGAATTTAAAGGGAAACTTGGTGACTCTGCGAACAATTTACTTGAAGCATTGCAATATGAAGATGAAGTTTCAATGCGATTAGGTAAGCTATATACATATGCACATATGCGTTACGATCAAGATACAACAAACTCTGTGTATCAAGCGTTAAATGACCGTGCAACAAATTTATATTCACAAGTATCTAGTAGCACAGCATATATTGTGCCTGAAATTTTATCGATTTCAGAAGATACACTGCAAACATTCTTGAAAGAAAATAGAGATTTAAGTGTATATGAACATGCGTTAGAAGAAATTACGCGTCAACGCCCTCACGTATTATCTGAAGCCGAAGAGGCACTATTAGCAGAAGCATCTGAAGTAATGAGTGCGTCAAGTAATACATTTGGTATGTTGAATAATGCGGATTTGAAATTCCCATCTATTAAAGGTGAGGATGGAGAAGAAATAGAAATTACACATGGTCGTTACATTCAGTTTTTAGAAAGTGATGATCGTCGTGTACGCGAAGATGCGTTCAAAGCTGTATATGAAACGTACGGAAAATATAAGAACACATTTGCAAGTACGTTAAGTGGAGCTGTGAAGCGTAATAATTTCAATGCGCGCGTTCGTAAATACGATTCTGCACGTCAAGCTGCATTAAGTAATAATAATATTCCTGAAGCGGTGTATGATCAACTTGTTGAATCTGTAAATGATAATTTACACTTGCTACATCGTTACATTGATATTCGTAAGCGTGCACTAGGACTTGATGAGCTTCATATGTATGATTTATATACACCACTTGTACCAGAAGTGAAAATGAACGTGAAGTATGAAGAAGCGCAAGACATGTTATTAAAGTCTTTAAACGTACTTGGTGATGAATATGTTGATATTTTGAAAGAAGCATATGAAAATCGCTGGGTAGATGTGTATGAGAATAAAGGAAAACGAAGCGGAGCATATTCATCTGGTGCATATGGAACAAATCCGTATATTTTAATGAACTGGCATGATAATGTAAATAATTTATTTACACTTGCTCATGAATTTGGTCATTCTGTGCATAGTTACTACACAAGAAAAACGCAGCCGCACGTATACGGTGATTATTCAATCTTCGTTGCGGAAGTAGCATCAACTTGTAATGAAGCGCTTCTAAACGATTATTTATTAAAAACGACAGAAGATAAGAAAGAGCGTCTATACTTATTAAATCATTATTTAGAAGGATTCCGTGGTACTGTATTCCGTCAAACGATGTTCGCAGAGTTTGAGCATATTATTCATAAGAAAGTACAAGAGGGACATGCGGTTACACCAGACATGTTAACGGAGATCTACTATGATTTAAATAAGAAATATTTCGGTGATGCTTTAGTAATTGATGAAGAAATTGGTTTAGAGTGGTCTCGTATTCCTCACTTCTACTACAACTATTACGTATACCAATACGCAACAGGATTTAGTGCAGCAACGGCTCTATCTAAACAAATTTTAGAGGAAGGGCAACCAGCAGTAGAACGTTACATTAATGAGTTCTTAAAAGCAGGAAGCTCAGATTACCCAATTGAAGTGCTGAAAAGAGCAGGAGTAGATATGGCATCTCCAGAACCGGTAAAAGAAGCATTGCAAGTATTTGAAGAGAAATTAAATGAATTAGAAGCATTATTATTTGAAGAGAAGTAA
- a CDS encoding ClpXP adapter SpxH family protein: MDKQEAKHINMPSPSACEHKSVEAYLFIDPLCKDCWEIEPFIIKLWLEYGKYFSIRHIVTGKVDGTNASSHKWNKPANIRFVWEKTTSLQGFSCDGKVHMQEASSTPYLVSMAIKAAELQGRKAGSKFLRKLQEYIFLENVSNPDCELLLACAKDSAIDVDEFKKDLYSASAKKAFQCDLKFTNEMHITEIPSLVFFHANSDEEGIKIAGTYSYDVYVQLLKELVKCEMEPEPLPPLEVLLEATQFISSKEVAFIYDCPQQEIERELKKLQLKRKVQMIDVKCERYWKWIAKEKDLV, translated from the coding sequence ATGGATAAACAGGAAGCAAAGCATATCAATATGCCATCTCCTTCCGCATGTGAGCATAAGTCTGTAGAAGCATATTTATTTATTGATCCACTTTGTAAAGATTGCTGGGAAATTGAGCCCTTTATTATTAAACTATGGCTTGAATACGGGAAATACTTCTCAATTCGTCATATCGTAACAGGAAAAGTGGACGGAACGAACGCTTCCTCACACAAATGGAATAAACCTGCTAATATTCGATTTGTGTGGGAAAAGACAACAAGTTTACAAGGTTTTTCATGTGATGGAAAGGTACATATGCAAGAAGCATCGTCAACACCATATTTAGTTTCGATGGCAATTAAGGCAGCGGAGTTGCAGGGCCGAAAAGCAGGTTCGAAGTTTTTGCGAAAACTCCAAGAATACATTTTCCTTGAAAATGTATCAAATCCTGACTGCGAATTATTACTTGCATGTGCAAAAGATAGCGCTATTGATGTAGATGAATTTAAAAAAGACCTCTATTCCGCTAGCGCAAAAAAGGCTTTCCAATGTGACTTAAAATTCACAAATGAGATGCATATTACAGAAATACCTTCTCTCGTATTTTTTCATGCGAATTCAGATGAAGAAGGTATTAAAATCGCTGGAACGTATTCCTATGATGTATACGTACAATTATTAAAAGAACTTGTAAAATGTGAAATGGAGCCAGAACCATTACCGCCTTTAGAAGTGTTACTAGAAGCGACGCAATTTATCTCTTCAAAAGAAGTAGCATTTATATATGACTGCCCGCAGCAAGAAATCGAGCGTGAACTTAAAAAATTACAACTGAAACGAAAAGTACAAATGATTGACGTAAAATGTGAGCGTTATTGGAAATGGATAGCAAAAGAAAAAGACCTGGTGTAA
- a CDS encoding globin — MSKQPMTPFEAIGGEQCIAILVDTFYSYVSKHPNLSPIFPDDLTETARKQKQFLTQYLGGPNLYTEEHGHPMLRARHLPFEITPKRAEAWLSCMEQAMDDTGVHGHIREFVFERLALTAQHMVNTPNETGEI, encoded by the coding sequence ATGAGCAAGCAACCGATGACACCATTTGAGGCAATTGGCGGTGAACAATGCATTGCAATATTAGTAGATACATTTTATTCCTATGTCAGTAAGCACCCTAACCTATCTCCCATCTTCCCAGATGATTTAACAGAAACCGCTAGGAAGCAGAAACAATTTTTAACACAATATTTAGGTGGTCCTAATTTGTACACTGAAGAACATGGTCATCCTATGTTAAGAGCACGCCATCTCCCGTTTGAAATTACGCCAAAACGAGCAGAGGCTTGGCTATCATGTATGGAGCAAGCAATGGATGACACAGGAGTGCACGGTCATATAAGAGAGTTCGTTTTTGAACGTTTAGCATTAACTGCTCAGCATATGGTTAATACTCCAAACGAAACAGGTGAAATATAA
- a CDS encoding CYTH domain-containing protein → MTQEIEIEFKNIVTEEEFDTLCKSFSIEVFTKQVNHYFETPNFSLKEAGSALRIRHKGETYTLTLKQPAEVGLLETHQVVTEEEANMMMATNVIIPGTVTDQLHKLQIPVSALTYMGSLTTERAETLFEGGTLVFDHSFYYNHDDYEIEFEVQDEETGKAAFIHLLKQHDIPIRHTNNKVKRFFLAKQNKAR, encoded by the coding sequence ATGACACAGGAAATCGAAATTGAATTTAAAAATATTGTTACAGAAGAAGAATTCGATACATTATGTAAATCATTCTCTATTGAAGTATTTACGAAACAGGTAAATCACTACTTTGAAACACCAAACTTCTCGTTAAAAGAAGCTGGCTCTGCACTTCGTATTCGTCATAAAGGAGAAACTTATACATTAACATTGAAACAACCTGCAGAGGTTGGTTTGTTAGAAACACATCAAGTCGTAACAGAAGAAGAAGCAAACATGATGATGGCGACAAACGTAATCATTCCAGGGACTGTAACGGATCAACTACACAAATTACAAATTCCTGTTTCTGCTTTAACTTATATGGGTAGTTTAACAACTGAAAGAGCTGAAACGTTATTTGAAGGCGGAACACTTGTCTTTGATCATAGTTTCTATTACAATCACGATGATTATGAAATTGAATTTGAAGTGCAAGATGAAGAAACAGGCAAAGCTGCCTTTATTCATTTATTAAAGCAACACGACATACCAATCCGTCATACAAATAATAAAGTAAAACGCTTTTTCCTTGCCAAACAAAACAAAGCACGCTAA
- a CDS encoding GTP pyrophosphokinase, with protein MNRNWEEFLAPYHQAVAELKVKLKGMRTQFAMLTEHSPIEFVTGRVKSVPSIIDKAEKRNVPLNRLREDMQDIAGLRMMCQFVDEIKPVVEYLRKRNDFEIVEERDYVTQKKDSGYRSYHVVISYPVQTIQGEQKVLVEIQIRTLAMNFWATIEHSLNYKYSGRFPEDIKIRLQRAAEAAFLLDEEMSSIRLEIQEAQKAFSRKQETKDSES; from the coding sequence ATGAATCGAAATTGGGAAGAATTTTTAGCACCTTACCACCAAGCGGTGGCAGAGCTGAAAGTGAAACTAAAAGGAATGCGTACTCAATTTGCAATGTTAACAGAGCATTCTCCAATTGAGTTTGTAACAGGAAGGGTAAAGTCGGTTCCAAGTATTATTGATAAAGCGGAGAAGAGAAATGTACCGCTGAACCGGCTGAGAGAAGATATGCAAGATATCGCGGGCCTTCGAATGATGTGTCAATTTGTTGATGAGATTAAGCCTGTTGTAGAATATCTTCGAAAACGAAATGACTTTGAAATCGTGGAAGAACGTGATTATGTCACGCAGAAGAAAGATAGCGGTTATCGTTCTTATCACGTTGTCATTAGTTACCCAGTTCAAACGATTCAGGGTGAACAAAAAGTATTGGTAGAAATCCAAATACGCACGCTAGCAATGAATTTTTGGGCAACAATTGAGCATTCTTTAAATTATAAATATAGTGGACGTTTTCCTGAAGATATTAAAATACGCTTGCAACGTGCAGCAGAAGCAGCATTTTTATTAGATGAAGAAATGTCTTCTATCCGTCTTGAAATTCAAGAAGCGCAGAAAGCTTTTTCAAGAAAGCAAGAAACGAAAGATTCCGAATCATAA